The Trichoderma breve strain T069 chromosome 2, whole genome shotgun sequence DNA segment AGGACATTCACCGAGCAAAACGCTGCTCAAAGGCTTCGTACAGCTTGGGGCTGATTTCATCGCTGCTCATGCCTTCGACTTCGAGTAAGACGCCCTTCTTAGCGTAGTGGTTGAGGATGGGCTCGCTGTTCTCCTGGAACTTCTGGAAGCGCGCACGATATGTCGCCTCGTTGTCATCAGGGCGCTGGACGAGGGGCTCGCCGGTGACGTCGTCGCGGCCGGGAACACGGGGCCGGTTGAAGCTTGTGTTGTACACCCGACCAGAGGGCTCGTGCACCCATCTGCCAGCAATCCGCTCGAGAATGACGGAGAAGGGAGTCTGGATGGAGACGACTAGGTTCATGGGCACAATCTTGTCGAGCGTGATAGCCTGGGCTACAGTCCGGGGGTAGCCGTCCAGCATGAAAGAAGCGTTGGGGTCCTCTGAAGCCTGGGGAATGGTGTGCTCGTCCATTTGGAAAGGCAGCGAGTTGAAAGCATCCATGGAGGCGCTGGAATGAAATGAGCCCTCGGTTGAGGTTGCTTCAGCTGAGAGCGTCATGATGGGAGGTCGCAGCCAGCCTCGGGATCGAAGCTCTCCTGAGATGAGACGAAGCATCAAATCGTCAGCCACTAGGCCTCCTGCCTTGATGGTATTTTCAGCCATGATGCCTGATTGGATGGTTAGTTACAGTAACGACGATAACATCAAAGGCTTCTATCTTGCTCACCGAGTGGTGTCCTGTTCTTGACATTGTGACGGAGGAGGTCGCCGGTGCtaatggccttgagctgggGGAAGCGCTTCAGCAGCCTGTCGCTCTGGGTTCCCTTGCCCACGCCCGGCGCACCAACTAGAATTACCCGCGCTGCTCTCTTGAGTTGCATTGTCTATGTGAAGCCGAGATTGAAATAGAGACGGTAGAAAAAAGTCCTTTTGGAAAGTCCTGGAGCTTCGGATGGCAAGGTATTTGAATGCAGACAGTTGCTGCGTAAGCAATGCCCGAAGACGGACAACGCGGAGTCCTTGGGGAAACCCGGCCgacaagggaagaaagaaagaaaaaattctTTACGTAGAACAGCGGAAATCAACCAGACGTGGCCTTGGggagacaaaaaaaggaTGTATACGAGCTTTCTACAAGGacgagaaaggaaaggatTATTATATAAATGTAACAGAAAGCTGAAAAGGACGGGAGAAGGAGGACCAGAGCGAGCGCGTGGGACGAAAAGGTGTTAATAATGTTGAGTGTTGATAATGGCCCGGTCTTGCCAATGGCGGGACGGGCGGGGGGCCAGCTCAGAACCGTTGAATGTGCGAGCCGAAGAAGCGCCGCACGGCGTGTACAAGCATTTCATGGGTGCAATTGCACAGTTCATGGCCGGACGTGGCACTTTGTGGGcgcaaaaaaaagatggtgggatgggatgggattaATCGAGGTTTGATGGACATGCGATGGGACGTTTTAGCTCCAAACTCCGGTTCGAGGTCGAGGACACACGAGCTTGTGCTTGGGGCGACCCCGCCGCTCCGCCCTGTAAATGCGCCGAAAAAAACCTACTTCAGCGGTTGCGACGCGGCCTTGGTGTGCTGGAAGAGCGCTGGAAACGGCCGGCACGTGCGCTAAATCCGGGGACAAGGGGTGCCTTGCTGCAGTGGAACAGTGGAAAGGGTGGGCGCTAAGCAGCGACTTAGCCGGCGTCTGCCTGATTTCGttgcgctgctgcttgggCGAGCATTCGGCTCAAACAGCATTCTGGCCTGGATGGCAAGTGTCGTCTTGCCGTTTGAGGTTGAAAGCAGTAATTATCAGAGAGAATGGGCTCTGCTGGCAGTGCGGACAAGTCGGTCCGCGGCGGTCCGGCCCCGAAAGAGCTGATCAATGTCCAAGTTGAGGATATATGCAGTCTTACAGGTACTATCAGGTACGATTACAACTTGAAGTAATCAAGTCGTCGATGTATTACTCTTACTTCATGTATATATAGCAAAGGCGGTGCCCCAATGATTTTCTGTTTACACCTACGGGCTCAGCTGAGTGGATTAGATCTAGCTGCGTTGTTCAACGGCAGTGAACGAGAGGATGGCCGGGCTATTGCTGCtcttgctttgctcttgttgttgatgccaaCAGAATTGAGGTCTTTGCTAGATGCTTATTGGCTGTTGGCACAAGCAAAGCAGTACATGGAGGCACTGAGACAGTCGTGCTTCACTTCAAGGTCCGATGGGGACCAGTTCCCGAGCAATCTCCAGCAAAGAGCGAACGACGCCCGATGTGATCCACGATGGGCCAGCCATATAGGCCTACGCTGTCGAGGGCTGGGCACAGCTCTtgcgagtacgagtattaaTCCATGCGCAATCCCCGTCTCggatttggatttggagCCTCTTGAAACCCGATTCGATCCATTGGCATCTTGTTTGTTGCCAGAGTCTGATGAGTGCACGTACCCTTTCATTACCAGGGACTGTATCTTGACGCTTCGCAATCAATGCCAAACCATGGCTGTCGTCCGAGGCATCGCATGTTCACGCACTTCATCGAGGAGCAGGTAGGGCATCGACCATGTGAAGCCCAACGATGATGATTGTCGTGCATGTCCCTCCACGGTTGACAGCGTCTGCCAGCGTTTGCGATCCGTACATGCACCCGTAGGCCTCTCACAACAAATCATGGCACCCATCCCCACGATTGACCGTACATACAAACCAGCATATGCTGCCAGCaaagcatacatgtacagtgCATCTTGCATGCGTCCCCCCCAAAGTCCGACGTGTCCGAGGCCCAGAACGCCCAGTTCAAAATCAGCATCAAATCAGCGATCGCCATTCAGGGCAGATTATGTAATGCTGGcctctttgactttggcgcCAGGAGAGATTATGTCACGTGATTCTACATGCCGGATGGCTTCAGCCCAACCGCCCCATGTAAACTCTGATCAGGCCAATGGAATGCCAGTATCCGCCTCTGACATGTGGCGCACCAAAAGCCAACAACCGGTACGTACCTCTTGATCGACCCTTGTTCAAGGTCTGTTCCATGCCGGCTTGGCCTAGACCCATCGATATTCTTTCCTTCATCATCCCTCCATCCACCGGCTTCGACATCAATTCtgtctctttcatctctgtTCTGCTCTCGTTGTGTCTTTGCTGTGTGTCGCCATCAACTTGTTGTCCGTTTCGTTCTGTAATTCACAAATTTGCTCGCAATGAGCGCCTCATCCAGCCTTGCCCGCAGGGCAGTGGTTCGCAACCCCCTGCTGGGTCAAGGTGAGATTATGCAAAACCCCTTACAGACCGCCATGGTTCCTGACATCTCCCAATAGCAAGAAACCTATCCCGAGGTGCCTCGTCAGCTCTCATCACCAGACATATTGCCCGACAGACTCAGATTCCTGCCTTGGCCCTGTTGGTCCCATTGCGCCAATTGGGAACCGAGCCTCATCGACCGGATGCGCCGTCTGGACCGCCCCCCGGATTCAACGCCGAGTTGGCTAAGAAGCCGCTACCCAAGGATCCCTCGAGCGCTGCCAAAAAGTCCGATGCGGAGGCAAATACTAAAGATGCATCGGCCAATGCTGCTGTTCAATCCGGCAAGGCCGCTGACGACGCCTCATTAACTGAACTAGCCGCAAAGAAGGACGAGCTCACCGGCCAAAaagagctggccaagaagaaagaagaggaggtCAAATTGACAGTCTGGCAAaaggtcaagaaggaggctcAGCATTACTGGGATGGAAGCAAGCTTCTTGCTACAGAGGTCCGCATCAGCTGGCGGTTGGCCCTCAAGATGGCCGCTGGCTATGAGCTTACCCGCAGAGAGAACAAGCAGCTTCGACGCACTGTTCAGGATCTCGGTCGGCTGGTccccttttccatcttcgtcattgtTCCCCTTGGTGAGGCCTTGATTCCTCTGGCCTTGAAGCTCTTCCCCAACATGCTCCCCAGCACGTTTGAGGGGCAAAAGtccaaggaggccaaggctaGTCTCTTGCGGTCTACGAGGAAGGAGGTCAGCTCCTTTATGCGGCAGACACTCAAAGAGACTGGTCTTCCCCTGAGCCAGGCGACTGCGACTGCTCAGAAGGAGGAGTTTGCCAACTTCTTCCGCAAGGTCAGGTCCACCGGCGAGGCGCCCACCGACCAGGACGTCATCAAGGTTTGCAAGATCTTCCGGGATGACATGACTCTGGACAATCTGTCACGCCCTCAGCTTGTGTCCATGTGCCGATACATGGGCCTTAACACCTTTGGCACGGATTCCATGCTGCGATACCAGATCCGTCACCGCATGCGTCAGATCAAGCGCGATGATAAGGCTATCGCCTATGAGGGCGCTGACAGCCTGACCGTCgcggagctgcagctggcaTGTGCCGCTCGCGGCATCCGCACGCACAGCGTATCCCCCGCTAGGATGAGGGCCGACTTGCAGACATGGCTTGATTTGCGTCTCAAGGAGGGTGTTCCCTCCACGCTGCTGGTCCTGAGCAATGCTTACATGTACGGTCAAGGATCTGGCGAGGGCTCAAGCCAGATCGAAGCTCTCGTTGGTGTTCTGTCCTCCATCCCCGAGGAGCTGTTCCACGAGATTGAGCTCGAGGTTCACAATGCCGAGGGTGCCGCCACCAACAAGCAGCGTCTCGAGGTTCTGaaggagcagcaagagctcattgaggaggaggagcagcagaacCAGGAGAGCCAGACCACCGGCTTCGCCACTCCTCGTGATGTCGACGACATTGACGAGAAGGAAGAGCGACAAATGACGGCTGCTGAGAGCGggctcgagaagaagcctgCCGGCGAGATGGTTGACGCTGAGCTGGAGCAGATCAAAGCCGTCGAGGCCGAGCACAAGGCCGCTGCCAAGGACCAGAAATAATGACGAGCCAGCAAATGtataaagtataaaaaaaggaggaagcTCAAAgcaccaaaaaaacaaagggTCATAAAGGAAACAAATTACGGCGTACACAAGAGCGCCAGCAATCAAACGACGTGTTATTCTTAGCAATTTCATATGTACAGTGGGTACCGCATACCCTGAAAGGATAAGGGAAACATGTTTACAATAGCCGGATGATGAGAAACATGGAAACTATTTAGTTAGGGAGAAGGGGCGGCATAGACATCTCGACACAcaggaaacaaacaaatagACTACGCATACTGTTCATGACCAAGGGGAGTGAAGGCCAATTTGACTGTCAGCTACCTTATTACTTAGTATCTACAGGCACACAAGGTACTGAATGCAAAGTAATTCAAATCTGTAGCACAACCTCGTGATACCAATCTGTAGTAACTGATGAgcatacggagtacagtagaAATCATAGAGACAGGGGTTAAAGAatggaagagcaaaaacgATGCAGGCTACCGTGCCAAGTAAAAAGGCTGGCTGTCTGGATGCGGCCGAGCTGTTGCGTCATCAGTCCCTTCCAGGTACCGAGGCTGTGGGAAGTGACTTTGGAGACGAAACAGCACTTTTCAACAGCCATGAAATTACAGCTTCAAAAGAAAATACACCTGgttttaaattattttttattgCATTTTCAGCTCATCTGATATTTCAGCAGTAATATGATACAGCTTGTAGATGGCTGGAGTCTCAACGAATTCCACCCTGTTCATGTACCCGAAacgagctgcagctgctgcatgtACCTGCTAGGCACTTTGAGCCCTGCTAATTGCGCGCATCTTTCCACACCAACAGCCAGCAACCAACTGCCTGTCCACGCCTCTCGACTAGCCTCAGACATACGCCACCTTTGATTCTCGACTCAAGCCCGCCGTTTCTTCCCCCTTCATTCTCTCGCACTGCACCTCTACTGAAGCCGAGAGAGAGCCTTGAATCAATTGCCGCAGCTTACACCATCAAGCATCTCTTCAGCCCGTAACCCCTCCCTTCAGGCGCAAACTCCCGAAATCCGAACCAAAGAGTCGTCTGATGCTTCGACCATGACGACGCAccacgacaacgacaacgacgacttCTCCAACGTCACTTGGAGCGACCATGTCCACGACCAGGCAGCGCGCTCTGCTGCTGTAGCCGCTGCCGACTCACCTGCTCGCgccatggacgaggccggAAACAGCTCCTCGCAGGGCATCGGCCGTGAGAAGCTCGAGTGTACCGTTGGGTCGCCCATCAAGGAGAATGACGGCACCAAGGACGCCTTTGTCTCGTATCTCGTCACCACTCACGTACGTCTATCTTCATCTACATCCAGTCACAATCACAGACAACTCATTTTGGCTTTCTCCATGTCTCTTCGTCTCCCCTCGTTACCCCGCCTCACCTCACCTTGAACGCTGTTGCAAGGCTATGCAAATCGATTGCTGTTGAGTGATGCCTAACTGACGACATGGTCTTTAGTCCACGTTCCCGTCCTTCCAAAAAGAAGTCACCACCGTACGGCGGCGCTTCACCGACTTTGCCTTCTTGTTCAAGCAGCTGATGCGAGACTATCCGGCTTGCGCCGTCCCGCCCATCCCGGACAAGCAGCGCATGGAGTACGTCCGTGGCGATCGCTTTGGTAACGACTTCACCTCACGACGTGGCCACTCGCTGCAGCGCTTCCTCAACCGCCTGTCTCTGCACCCGGTCCTGCGCCGGAGCACCATCCTGCACAGCTTCCTCGAGAGCCCCGATTGGAATGCGACGGTCAAGAGCCGCACAGCTCGCGGCAGCATAACGAGCGACCCCGGCGGCTCTAGCGGCGTTTTCGACAACTTTGCCGACACCTTTATCAATGCCTTTACCAAAGTCCACCAGCCCGACAGGCGCTTCATTGAGGTCAAGGAAAAGAGCGACAAGCTCGACGAAGACCTCGGCCATATTGAAAAAGTCATTGCCCGTGTGGCCCGTCGAGAGGGCGACCTGGAAACCGACCTTCGGGACCTAGCAGAGCAGTTCCAGAAGCTTATTACCCTTGAACCTGGCATCGAGCCCGCCGTTCACGCCTTCGCCGCCTCCATCGAGGATACAGCTGCCAACCTCCACCAGCTCAAGGAGGTCACAGACCAGGACTACCTTGGCTCGCTGCGCGACATGCAAGCTTATTCTCTCGCTCTCAAGAACCTGCTCAAAGCCagagagcagaagcagcttgatTACGAGCAACTGACAGAGTACCTGAACAAATCCACATCTGAGAGAGACTCTTTGCGCTCGGGCCACGGCGCACCCAGCGGACCGGGCGGCTTCATCCGCGCCAAGATTGAGGATGTCCGAGGCGTGGATCACGAGCAGGCCCGGCGCGAGCGTACcaggaagctggagctgaggGTCGAGGAGCTCAGCACCGAGGTCGAAAACGCCCGCTTAACGAGCGATCGCTTCGACGACGAGGTCATCCGTGAAGTTGCCGACTTTGAGCGCATCAAACGCATCGAGATGAAGGCACAGCTTGGAGGCCTGGCCGATGCCCATGTCAAGTTCTACGGTGACGTTGCTGAGCTGTGGGAGTCTTAtgtcatggagatggagaaggagggcgtTGTTCCTGTAGCGTGAAGTGTTTgacattttcttttttttttcttgtatGTGAAGCTAAAGTACACTTTTGATGACGGGCTGGCTGAGGCGTGGGCATGGCTTGACTTGGAACATGAAGCATAAATAATGATGGAAGACACACAAGGGGGAGGTCAAGGAACAACTCAAGAGCGTGGTGTATTGAGATCTTTTGGGGCGTTTGGGATACTATGGCGGCGTTGTAATAAAGAAGTGtttaaagaagaaatgagtaaagaagaaaatgaagtGACTTGTGACTTGAATGAATTTCATCATGAGATGATCTGTTTTGACAGACCATTGTGTGATACTTTTTACAAGTCCCGCCTTTCGCCATTCAACGCATCACTATAAGGTACTCCgatcaagaacaaggagaagaataATACTGTTTTACCAAAGAAAGCCTCTCGTGTTTTACAAACACGAAAAGGCAAATATATCAAGTCGAAATGAGTGATGGATAAACAAGTAGCATGTAAGTTATGAGATATAAGATATGAACCAAGCCAATGTGAAATATACTCCGTCTAATGAATACTGAAGCTTTCAATCAACGTCCTCCCTCTTCCgtgcaagaaaaaaaaaagagcaagtCAAAATAAGCAACGTCTATGTTCAATCCCGTAgtctttgcttttcctcAATATGGTCATCATCACTATCCTCGCCAACGGCATAGTGCTCCGGCTCATCAGGATTGTGACCCGCCAACCTATCGGCCGATCGATCCCTGTACTCGTCAaactcgtcgtcatcgtcgctaCCGCCCGCAAAGGCATCGTATAGCTCTCCGCCGCGAGTTCGTCGGGTCTTCTTGCCCGCATTGGGACCCTTCTCCGCGCTATTCAGGCCTTCagtctcctcctcgtcgaggagctcaaaCTCGTAGTTGCTGCGGGAGTTGTtgcggaggcggcggcgggcgaTGTAGAGGTAGATACCGAGGCCGCAGCAGAAGGCGGCAATCAGGCCAATGGCGCCATAGATCCAGATCTTGGCCTTCGTTCCAAAAGTCGGAAGCCAGGAAACCCACGATGAAGACGCGCTGGTCGTGCTGGATGGCTGAGCAGATTCGGTGCCAGCTGCGGCCTCGTGCTCGGTGTCGGATGGCTTGTCATCCACAGGGCCCTCTTGAGGCTTTGTTGACTCTGTAGGTTTGGCTCCAGGTTTCGTCGGTCGTACAGGGTGATCGGTAGGATTAGTCACGACAGCCGCCATCTTAGTCGAGCTTGTTGCTGCGTTGGTTTTTGTGGAGGCTGCACCCGATACAGTAGACAGGATCTGGTCGTgatcggcatcgtcatcctctgATGGCATGGGCAACAGCTTGGCCTGGCTGGCATCAATGCTCTCACCCCAGAGCTTGAGGTGCCAGTCAATAAATTTGCCCTTTTCGTTGTTCACCTCGGTGTCTCGGACGACGAGTGTCCATCTGCCAACGCCAGTCTCGCCCCTAGTGAAATTATTAGCATCGAATGGCCCGCCTCGGTAACGCCTTgaaagggagaaggaaaaggactTACCAATGGGCAACACTCATAAACGTCCAGTCGTCGTAACCGCCTTTGAAGTTGTCCTGCTTACGAGCAACGGAAATATGGCTGATGACGTTCTCAGGGCTGACTAGATCCACGCTCAAATCGCCGCGTCGAGTATGTTCAACATTCATGGTGACGGTGACGTGCTCCAGGCGAGCCAAGTTGGCCTTCTTGAGCATTTCGGGGGTCACGTCAAAACTAACTACCAACCCGTCGTTACCTTCGGGGATGTCCTTTTTGATGTGCAGCCATGGAGAAAAGTACCAGCCCTGGGGCTTTACCTTCTTCCAtgtcttggccttttcaacGAGAGCGTAAGAGTCAATCTTGCCGTAGCCAAAGGTGTGGCTAAACTGTCTCCCGACGGCAGTGTTCTGCCACTCAGCATCCGTCTGGTCATCAAGTTTGACGGCTGTGTCCATGGCAAGGTATTGAAGATCTCGCCAAGTCAGGTCCGGGCGAACTTGCATGACCAAGGCAAAAATACCTGCGGCAAGGGGTGCCGCGGCTGATGTACCGCCATGCATGCCATAGCAGGCGTTTTCTCCAACATCGGTTGTGTGCTGCCCTAGTTAGCTACTAATACTGATTTcggaaagagaagagagggataAAGAACTTACgatgccatcaccgccaCCACTACTGTAAGTGACAACTAGCAGGGCAGAGCAGTGCTCTGAATAATATGGGTGCTGGCCAGCACGGTCGACTGCACCGACTGTTATGCTGTAGATGGAGTTGGTGTATCCATCAAAATTGCAGTTGTCGCCGCTGGCTGCACCGTTACCGCTAGCAAAGACGTAGATAGAGCCAAGGCCTCCACGACCCGCTTGGACGCCCTTGAGCATGGCTCGTCGAATCAAGACATCAGGGGCTTCCATGGATCTGCCATC contains these protein-coding regions:
- a CDS encoding adenylate kinase domain-containing protein yields the protein MQLKRAARVILVGAPGVGKGTQSDRLLKRFPQLKAISTGDLLRHNVKNRTPLGIMAENTIKAGGLVADDLMLRLISGELRSRGWLRPPIMTLSAEATSTEGSFHSSASMDAFNSLPFQMDEHTIPQASEDPNASFMLDGYPRTVAQAITLDKIVPMNLVVSIQTPFSVILERIAGRWVHEPSGRVYNTSFNRPRVPGRDDVTGEPLVQRPDDNEATYRARFQKFQENSEPILNHYAKKGVLLEVEGMSSDEISPKLYEAFEQRFAR
- a CDS encoding LETM1-like protein domain-containing protein, whose amino-acid sequence is MSASSSLARRAVVRNPLLGQARNLSRGASSALITRHIARQTQIPALALLVPLRQLGTEPHRPDAPSGPPPGFNAELAKKPLPKDPSSAAKKSDAEANTKDASANAAVQSGKAADDASLTELAAKKDELTGQKELAKKKEEEVKLTVWQKVKKEAQHYWDGSKLLATEVRISWRLALKMAAGYELTRRENKQLRRTVQDLGRLVPFSIFVIVPLGEALIPLALKLFPNMLPSTFEGQKSKEAKASLLRSTRKEVSSFMRQTLKETGLPLSQATATAQKEEFANFFRKVRSTGEAPTDQDVIKVCKIFRDDMTLDNLSRPQLVSMCRYMGLNTFGTDSMLRYQIRHRMRQIKRDDKAIAYEGADSLTVAELQLACAARGIRTHSVSPARMRADLQTWLDLRLKEGVPSTLLVLSNAYMYGQGSGEGSSQIEALVGVLSSIPEELFHEIELEVHNAEGAATNKQRLEVLKEQQELIEEEEQQNQESQTTGFATPRDVDDIDEKEERQMTAAESGLEKKPAGEMVDAELEQIKAVEAEHKAAAKDQK
- a CDS encoding PX domain-containing protein, whose amino-acid sequence is MTTHHDNDNDDFSNVTWSDHVHDQAARSAAVAAADSPARAMDEAGNSSSQGIGREKLECTVGSPIKENDGTKDAFVSYLVTTHSTFPSFQKEVTTVRRRFTDFAFLFKQLMRDYPACAVPPIPDKQRMEYVRGDRFGNDFTSRRGHSLQRFLNRLSLHPVLRRSTILHSFLESPDWNATVKSRTARGSITSDPGGSSGVFDNFADTFINAFTKVHQPDRRFIEVKEKSDKLDEDLGHIEKVIARVARREGDLETDLRDLAEQFQKLITLEPGIEPAVHAFAASIEDTAANLHQLKEVTDQDYLGSLRDMQAYSLALKNLLKAREQKQLDYEQLTEYLNKSTSERDSLRSGHGAPSGPGGFIRAKIEDVRGVDHEQARRERTRKLELRVEELSTEVENARLTSDRFDDEVIREVADFERIKRIEMKAQLGGLADAHVKFYGDVAELWESYVMEMEKEGVVPVA
- a CDS encoding subtilase family domain-containing protein, producing MKVASVLGLAGLMALAQGARIARDYDKNDYYVLHLEPSVQPGDVAMRLGMTHEGQLGELTDHHVFRAEKHERDVVRDEVRERRRRKRDIGGYDVLDGVLLTTKQKARSRLQKRIIPPRPPIDLNPRSPQKPDDTAVRTQENVMRDLSIADPIFKDQWHLFNTVQLGHDVNVTGLWLEGITGKNATVAMVDDGLDMYSRDLKDNYFAEGSWDFNDNDPEPKPELSDDRHGTRCAGEISAVRNDACGVGVAYDSKIAGIRILSSPISDADEAEAMIYKYQDNQIYSCSWGPPDDGRSMEAPDVLIRRAMLKGVQAGRGGLGSIYVFASGNGAASGDNCNFDGYTNSIYSITVGAVDRAGQHPYYSEHCSALLVVTYSSGGGDGIHTTDVGENACYGMHGGTSAAAPLAAGIFALVMQVRPDLTWRDLQYLAMDTAVKLDDQTDAEWQNTAVGRQFSHTFGYGKIDSYALVEKAKTWKKVKPQGWYFSPWLHIKKDIPEGNDGLVVSFDVTPEMLKKANLARLEHVTVTMNVEHTRRGDLSVDLVSPENVISHISVARKQDNFKGGYDDWTFMSVAHWGETGVGRWTLVVRDTEVNNEKGKFIDWHLKLWGESIDASQAKLLPMPSEDDDADHDQILSTVSGAASTKTNAATSSTKMAAVVTNPTDHPVRPTKPGAKPTESTKPQEGPVDDKPSDTEHEAAAGTESAQPSSTTSASSSWVSWLPTFGTKAKIWIYGAIGLIAAFCCGLGIYLYIARRRLRNNSRSNYEFELLDEEETEGLNSAEKGPNAGKKTRRTRGGELYDAFAGGSDDDDEFDEYRDRSADRLAGHNPDEPEHYAVGEDSDDDHIEEKQRLRD